A stretch of DNA from Mycolicibacterium celeriflavum:
CCACGTTGTTGCGGTTCTTGTCCAACTCGATGATCTTGGCCTCGATCTCCTTGCCGATGTACGGCTGCAGATCGCGGACTCGACGCATCTCGACCAGGGACGCCGGCAGGAAGCCGCGCAGGCCGATGTCGAGGATCAGGCCGCCCTTGACGACCTCGATGACGGTGCCCTTGACGGCCTCGTCCTTTTCTTTGAGCTCTTCGATGGTGCCCCAGGCGCGCTCGTACTGGGCGCGCTTCTTGGAGAGGATCAGGCGGCCTTCCTTGTCCTCCTTGGTGAGGACCAGAGCCTCGACCTCATCGCCCACGGAAACGACCTCGTTGGGGTCGACGTCGTGCTTGATGGAGAGCTCTCGGGAAGGGATGACGCCTTCGGTCTTGTAACCGATGTCGAGCAGGACCTCGTCACGGTCAACCTTGACGATGGTTCCCTCGACGATGTCGCCATCGTTGAAGTATTTGATGGTCTTGTCGATGGCGGCGAGAAAGTCCTCGCTCGAGCCGATGTCGTTGACGGCTACTTGCGGCGAGGTGACGGAGGGACTTGGCATGTGGTGGGTTGCTCCGGACAGGTTTGATCGTAGGGACTTGGGACGTTCGAGTTGTTGGTTCGGCGCGGGCGCCGAGATTGTGCTGTGCACCCGCCGCGGAAGAATGCAAAAACCACAGACAGGTACCGGTAGAGGTTACTCGACTGGGCACATGCTGGCCAAACCCGGTACCCAGCCTGAGGCGCGGGTCCCCGCTACGCTGACTTCTCGTGTCCTACGCCGGCGCGCCCCAGTTCTGGCCGATCCAGCCGCCGTTCGAGCGCAAGGTGCGAAAGGTCGGGGCGCCGCTGGCGGTCCTCATCCTGCTCGGCACCGTGGCGGGGCTGATCATCGTCGGGCTGACCGCCCTCAATCCGATCGGCGCCGGTATCGGGCTGGTCCTGTCGAGCTTGACCATGGTGGTCGTGGTGCTGGCCTACGTGTGGCTGGACCGCTGGGAGCCGGAGCCCCCGCGGCTGTTGATCTTCGGCTTTCTGTGGGGCGCCTCGGTCGCCGTGGTGCTGTCGGTGCTTCTCGGGCTCTACCTCGAGTCCCTGATCGTCACCGGAGAGACGGACGAGGTCAGCTGGGTTTCGGTGGCCGTCATCGCGCCGGTGATCGAGGAGGCGGCCAAGGGCACGTTTCTGCTGTTCATGATGACCGGCCGGCGCCGCAACGAAGTCAATTCCCTGACCGACTGCCTGGTGTACGCCGGGCTGGTCGGCGCCGGTTTCGCCTGGCTCGAGGACATCCTCTACATCGCCAGCGGGGAATCGCTCGGTGACTCGTTGCTGACCGCGGCGATGCGGCTGGTCATGGCGCCGTTTGCGCATTCGCTGTTCACCACGTTCTTCGGCATCGGCGTGTACTTCGCGCTGCATCACCGCAACGCGTTGACCAGGGTGGGCTACATCGGTTTGGGCTACCTGGCCGCGGTCGTCATGCACGGGCTGTGGAACGGCTCGTCGCTGCTGGGTGTCGGGTGGTATTTCGGCGTGTACCTGTTCTGGATGGTGCCGCTGTTCGTGTTAACGATCGTGCTCGGCGTGCAGAGCCGGCGCCGTGAGCAGGCCGTTGTCGCGGCCAAGCTGCCCGGCATGGTGGCTGCAGGCTTGGTGACGCCGAACGAGGCCACGTGGCTGGGCTCCCTACGGCACCGCAAGCAGGCTGTCGCGCTGGCAACCCGGCAGGGCGGGCGACCCGCCGGCAAGGCGGTCAACCGGTTCGCCGCCCAGGTCGTCGAGTTGGCGTTCGTCCGGGACCGGATCGACCGCGGCTTCGGGGATCAGCGCGTCTTCGCTCTGCAGACCGAGGAGGCCTACGCGGTCCACGCTGCGCGAGCGGCCGCTCCGATGCTGCAGTGGCTCACCGGCCACCGCGCTCCGAGTCGCTGACTCAGTGTGCGGCCGCGTCCCAGCTGCGGCCATAGCCCACCGACACCTCCAGCGGCACATCCAGCGGGTACGCGTTGCCCATCTGCTCGCGCACCAGCTTCTCCACGGCGTCGCGCTCACCCTCGGCGACCTCGAAGAGCAGTTCGTCGTGCACCTGCAGCAACATCCGCGACGTCAGACCGGACTCCTTGAGCGCCTTGTCGACGTTGATCATCGCCACCTTGATGATGTCGGCGGCGCTGCCCTGGATCGGCGCATTGAGCGCGGCCCGTTCGGCGGCCTCGCGCACGTTGCGGTTACTGCTGTCCAGCTCCGGCAGGTAGCGCCGCCTGCCGAACACCGTCGAGGTGTATCCGTCCTTACGGGCCTGGTCGACGACGTTGTGCAGGTAATCGCGCACCCCGCCGAACCGGTCGAAGTACTGCTCCATCTGCACTTTGGCTTCCTCGGTGGAGATCTTGAGCTGCGCAGAGAGCCCGTAGGCGCTCAGCCCGTACGCCAGCCCGTAGGACATCGCCTTGACGCGGCGCCGCAGCTCCGCGGTGACTTCGTCGATCGGCACCGAGAATGCCCGCGACGCGACGAACGAGTGCAGATCCTCCCCGGTATTGAACGCTTCGATCAGCCCCTCATCCTTCGACAGATGCGCCATGATGCGCATTTCGATCTGGCTGTAATCGGCCGTCATCAATTCGGAATAGCCCTTGCCCACGACGAACGCGTCGCGGATGCGCCGGCCGGCGTCGGTGCGGATGGGGATGTTCTGCAGGTTCGGCTCGGTCGACGACAGGCGACCCGTCGCGGCGATGGTCTGGTTGAAGGTGGTGTGGATCCGGCCGTCGGAGGCGACCGAGGCCAGCAGCCCGTCGACGGTCACCTTCAACCGCGTCGCGTCGCGGTGGGTGAGCAGATGCTGCAGAAACGGATGCCCGGTCTTCTCGAAAAGGGACTGCAGCGCATCGGCGTCGGTGGTGTAGCCGGTCTTGGTGCGCTTGGTCTTCGGCATCGCCAGCTCGTCGAACAGCACCACCTGCAGCTGCTTCGGTGAACCGAGGTTGATCTGTTTGCCGATCACCGCATACGCCGCCTCAGCGGCGTCGCGGATCTGGTCGGCGAACTCGCTCTGCAACTGGCCGAGTTGCTCGAGGTCGACCGCGATGCCCGCGGTCTCCATGTCGGCCAGCACCCGCTGCACCGGCAACTCCATGTTGTTCAACAGCGCCAGCGAGTCGATACGGGTGAGCTCCTCGTCGAGCGCGTCGGCGAGATCCATCACCGCGCTGGCCCGCAGGATCACCGTCTGCACGGCCTGACCGTCGACGCCATCACTGTCGTCGAGCAGCGAAAGTTGTTGCTGCTCAGGCGTTTCCGCGCGGAGTTCGCGCTTGAGGTAGCGCAGCGACAGATCGTCGAGTGCGAAGCTGCGCTGCCCTGGGCGGACGAGGTAGGCGGCCAGGGCGGTGTCCGACGTGACGCCGGCGAGCTTCCAGCCGCGGCCCTGCAGATCGTGCATCGCCAGCTTGGCTTCGTGTAGCGCCTTCGGCGGTCCGGGGTCGGCCAGCCAGGACGCCAGCGCCGCCTCGTCATCGGCGTTCAGCGTGGCAGTGTCGATGTAGCGCCCGTCGCCGTCCGCGGCGACGATGGCCAGTGCGGTCGCGTCGGCGTCGAAGGCCAGGTGCGTGCCGACCACAGCCATCCCGAACCTCTTACCCGAGCTGTGTTCGGCCAGCCACGCCGCGAGCTCTCCCGGTTCCAGCGCCCGCCCGCGCACGTCAAAACCCTGATCCACCTCGGGGTCCGCCGACGCCAACGTTTCGAACAGCCGGTCGCGCAACACCCGGAACTCCAGGTCGTCGAAGAGCCGATGGATCTGGTCGCGGTCCCACGGCTGCATGCGCAGGGTGTCCGGCGTCTGCGGGAGCGGCACGTCGCGAACGAGGTCGGTCAGTTCCCGGTTGAGCACGACGCTCGAGAGGTTCGCCCGCAGCGCATCGCCGACCTTGCCCTTCACGGAGTCGACGCTGTCGACCAGCGCCTGGAGGGAGCCGAATTCGGCGATCCACTTCGTCGCCGTCTTCTCCCCGACGCCGGGGATACCCGGCAGGTTGTCGCTGGGGTCACCGCGCAGGGCCGCGAAGTCCGGGTACTGCTGCGGGGTCAGGCCGTACTTCTCCAGCACCGCCTCCGGGGTGAACCGGGTCAGCTCG
This window harbors:
- a CDS encoding PrsW family intramembrane metalloprotease, translated to MSYAGAPQFWPIQPPFERKVRKVGAPLAVLILLGTVAGLIIVGLTALNPIGAGIGLVLSSLTMVVVVLAYVWLDRWEPEPPRLLIFGFLWGASVAVVLSVLLGLYLESLIVTGETDEVSWVSVAVIAPVIEEAAKGTFLLFMMTGRRRNEVNSLTDCLVYAGLVGAGFAWLEDILYIASGESLGDSLLTAAMRLVMAPFAHSLFTTFFGIGVYFALHHRNALTRVGYIGLGYLAAVVMHGLWNGSSLLGVGWYFGVYLFWMVPLFVLTIVLGVQSRRREQAVVAAKLPGMVAAGLVTPNEATWLGSLRHRKQAVALATRQGGRPAGKAVNRFAAQVVELAFVRDRIDRGFGDQRVFALQTEEAYAVHAARAAAPMLQWLTGHRAPSR
- the polA gene encoding DNA polymerase I; protein product: MSPATTTATGKKTASEHTEQKPTLMLLDGNSLAYRAFYALPAENFKTQGGLTTNAVYGFTAMLINLLRDEQPSHIAAAFDVSRQTFRVDKFPEYKAGRSSTPDEFRGQIDITKEVLGALGITVLAEPGFEADDIIATLATQAESGGYRVLVVSGDRDSLQLVSDDVTVLYPRKGVSELTRFTPEAVLEKYGLTPQQYPDFAALRGDPSDNLPGIPGVGEKTATKWIAEFGSLQALVDSVDSVKGKVGDALRANLSSVVLNRELTDLVRDVPLPQTPDTLRMQPWDRDQIHRLFDDLEFRVLRDRLFETLASADPEVDQGFDVRGRALEPGELAAWLAEHSSGKRFGMAVVGTHLAFDADATALAIVAADGDGRYIDTATLNADDEAALASWLADPGPPKALHEAKLAMHDLQGRGWKLAGVTSDTALAAYLVRPGQRSFALDDLSLRYLKRELRAETPEQQQLSLLDDSDGVDGQAVQTVILRASAVMDLADALDEELTRIDSLALLNNMELPVQRVLADMETAGIAVDLEQLGQLQSEFADQIRDAAEAAYAVIGKQINLGSPKQLQVVLFDELAMPKTKRTKTGYTTDADALQSLFEKTGHPFLQHLLTHRDATRLKVTVDGLLASVASDGRIHTTFNQTIAATGRLSSTEPNLQNIPIRTDAGRRIRDAFVVGKGYSELMTADYSQIEMRIMAHLSKDEGLIEAFNTGEDLHSFVASRAFSVPIDEVTAELRRRVKAMSYGLAYGLSAYGLSAQLKISTEEAKVQMEQYFDRFGGVRDYLHNVVDQARKDGYTSTVFGRRRYLPELDSSNRNVREAAERAALNAPIQGSAADIIKVAMINVDKALKESGLTSRMLLQVHDELLFEVAEGERDAVEKLVREQMGNAYPLDVPLEVSVGYGRSWDAAAH